A single Vanacampus margaritifer isolate UIUO_Vmar chromosome 14, RoL_Vmar_1.0, whole genome shotgun sequence DNA region contains:
- the LOC144033938 gene encoding uncharacterized protein LOC144033938: MTSAPSLHRPRGIDYSQPTCGEIRCNGRGGCVLPPGGGSGFACECDLGYRGISCEETFNGSLSLPLTLGVVAFIVGLAVLAYLFAKLRQKQRQGKRALQQNLAKQVPCEAGPSP; the protein is encoded by the exons ATGACAAGCGCTCCCTCCCTTCACCGACCGAGAGGCATCGACTACAGCCAGCCCACCTGCGGAGAGATCCGGTGCAACGGACGCGGCGGTTGCGTGCTCCCGCCCGGGGGCGGCTCTGGGTTCGCGTGCGAGTGTGACCTGGGCTACCGGGGCATCTCCTGCGAGGAAACATTTAACGGCTCGCTTAGCCTCCCGCTGACCTTGGGCGTGGTGGCCTTCATCGTCGGTTTGGCGGTGCTGGCTTACCTCTTTGCCAAATTGCGGCAGAAGCAAAGACAGGGAAAGAG GGCCTTGCAGCAAAATTTGGCGAAACAAGTTCCTTGTGAAGCGGGTCCATCACCTTAA